The Synergistes jonesii sequence CGCGACCTCCATCCACGTGAAGACGCCCGCGACCGCCGCCGCGACTGCGGAGCCGGCGCATATCACGAGGTTCGTTTTGTAAGGCCAGCGCCCGAATTCGTTCAGCCCTATAAACGCCGCGACTAACGTCGCGGCGAAGAAGGCGAAGACGCCGAACACACAGCTGAACGCCGCCCCCGCCGCAAGAAAGGCGATAAGAATCGCCGAAGCCCAGAATTTGCGAGGCCTGAAAAGCGGACTTAAAGAGCCTTTACCACTTTTCAAAGTGGAGTTCCTCTCCGTCAAGCGTCATTATCCTGATTCCCTCGTCCGTCATAATAGCCGCGCTCTCAGGGTCGCGCCCCTTGGGAATCGTCGTCGAGCCCGGGTTCAAAAATATCGTTTTCTTTTCTCGCACTAAAGAGCCGACGTGAGTGTGCCCGGAAATCGCCACGTCGACGTCGTTCTTCAGCGCCACCGCCCTCAGCAGGGGGAAATTGTCGCCGTGCATCATAAGCACCTTCCTGCCGCGCCAGACGAGCGCGACATGATTCGTTATCTGCGGATCGAGCACCATCGCGTCTACGGCCGCGTCGCAGTTGCCCTGCGCGATAAAGACGCGTCCTCCCTCTTTGCCGAATCTGTTTATCTCCTCCACCAGGTCGGCCGGGGTATAACCTCCCGGTATCGCGTTGCGCGGCCCGTGGTAGAGCACGTCTCCGGCGTGCAGCACCGTTCTGACCTCTGGGCCGAAAAGGACGAGCGCCTTCCGCCACGCTAAGCAGCTGCCGTGCGTGTCCGAAAGCACCCCGATCTTCCTATCGTCTATAGTTTCAGCGAACATAAAGCCACATCCCCTTATTTCTCACAAAAAGCCATTTTAATATTATAATTCAGAGCGGTATGAAAGATAAACACTACGGGAGGCAAATTATATGAATATCGATATAAAAAATCTCGAAGAGCAGGACATGAAGCAACTCGTCAAATCGCTCGAGCTCGTCTCGGCGCGCATTCTCGACTCCGTCGTCAAGACAAGCCAGCTCGCCGGCGGCGCGACACAGGAGATGCAGCTGCTATTCGACCAGTGGATCGAATGCCTCGGCGGTGCTCTGACCGACGCTGTTGACAAAGACGGCGCGATCATCCCCGAAAAGCTCGCGCAGGACATCGGCGTAACGCCAACGACGATAATCTCGCTCGCGCTCGCGCTGCACCGCATGGGAAAAATAAAAATAACGGAAGTTAAGGCGGCCCCGGCGAACGGCGAGAATACCGAGATCTGCGGCTGCCTCAAATAGCGCGCTTTTATTATTTTCCAGAACGTTATATACTTTTCGCAGTGAGAGATTGAGAACTTTTTAATTTGCTGCGAAGGGAAGGCTGAGATCATGGCGGATGAAAATCTGCTCGAAGTAAAGAATCTGCACGTCTCCGTCGACGGGCGCGAGGTGCTAAGCGGCGTCTCGCTGGAGGTCGGTCAGGGCGAAATACACGCGCTCTTCGGCCCCAACGGTTCCGGCAAGACGACGCTGCTGAACACCGTTATAGGTTTTTCGCGCTACAAGGTCACCGAGGGCGCCATTTATTTCAAGGGGCGCGACATCACAGGGGCGACGATCGATGAGCGCGCGCGCGCGGGCATAGGCATATCGTTCCAGAGGCCACCGACCGTGAGGGGCGTAGCGCTCCGCTCGCTGATCTCCTTCGGCAGAGAGGGGCTGACGCCCGAGGAGATAAAAAACGCCGCGGCAAAGCTCGACGCCGGGGAATTCCTCGACCGCGACGTAAACGCCGGGCTCTCGGGCGGGGAGATGAAGCGCACCGAGATGCTGCAGATAATCCTGCAACAGCCGGAGCTCGTCTGCCTCGACGAACCAGAATCGGGTGTCGACCTTGAAAACATGGCGCTGATCGGACGCGCCGCGAGAATCGCGCTCGGACGCGAAGAGGTCGGCGGCGATTCCTGCCTCCGCACGAGAAAGAGCCGCCGCGGCAGCTACCGCGCAGGGCTCGTCATCACGCATACGGGGCAGATAATGGATCATATCTACGTGGACAAGGGGCACGTGTTGATGAACGGCGAAATCGTATGCTCGGGCAACGCGCAGGAGCTGCTCGGCGAGATACGCAGCCACGGCTACACAGAATGCTTCCGCTGCGTCGGCTGCGACAGGAGAGGCTGAAATGAAGGAATATAAAGTCGAAGAACACATCAAAGATTTTTCCAGCGAAGCCCCGAGCCACGAAGAAGTAAAAAACCTCGCGGCGCTCGCCGCGGCCGACCGCGAGAGGCTGCTGCGCGCCGGCATAGACGAAGAGCAGAAGGCGGCGGGCACCTTCGTCCACGCGGATCACAGCACCGTCTACTGCAACTCGAACCTTAAGGGCGTGGAAATCGCGCCCATCTCCTACGCGCTCTTCAAGCACGACGGGCTCAGGGATTACTACTGGAAGATAATGGACAGAGAGAGGGACGCCTTCACAGAGCTCGCGGCGAAGCGCAAAGAGGGCGGCTACTTCATACGCAGCGAAAAGGGCGCGAAGGTGAACTACCCGGTGCAGGCCTGCATGTACCTCGAAACTAACGCCCTCGCGCAGGACGTCCACAACGTCGTCATCGCCGAAGAGGGCTCCGAGCTCAACATCATATCCGGCTGCGCGTCGGGGCCCAACGTCCGCTCGGGGCTCCACGTCGGAGTCTCCGAGATGTACGTCAAAAGGGGCGCGACGCTCTCCTTCACGATGGTGCACGACTGGGCCGAAGAGATGTCGGTGCGCCCCCGCACGACGGTCGTGGTCGAAGAGGGCGGCTGCTACATATCGAATTACATCTGCCTCAAGCCGGCCAAAGACCTGCAGATGTATCCGACCGTCTACCTCAACGGGGAAAACTCGGTGGCGACCTTCAACACCGTACTGATGGCCGGCCCTGGCTCGAAGATGGACACGGGCTCGCGCGTCTATCTGCGCGGCAGAGGCAGCCGCGCAGAAATCGTATCGCGCTCCGTATCGACCGGCGGCACGGTCTATGCGCGCGGGCATCTCATCGGCGAAGCCGCCGGAGTCAGGGCGCATCTCGAATGCAACGGGCTGCTGCTCTCCGACAGCGGGATGATTCACGCTGTGCCGGAGCTCGAAGCGCGGCACAAGGACCTTGAGATGTCGCACGAGGCCGCGGTCGGCAAGATCAACCAGGAAGAGACCGAGTACCTGATGGCGCGCGGTCTCTCCGAAGCGAAGGCTCAGTCGCTCATCGTCAAGGGCTTCCTTTCGCTCGACATCCTCGGGCTGCCCGACGCGCTGCGCGGCGACATAGAGAAGATAATAGAGGAGTCGACGGCGGCCGGCGCGATGTAAAATTTTTTTTGCCGAAGGCCCGCTGAAACCCTATGCGCCGCGACACCTTCGGAAGATATCTCAGCCGCATCGAATTTTCCGCTGCGGCTGCTTTTTTGCTGTCAATAACCAGAGAAAATGTCACTCTAATTGTTCTGAGAAAATGTCACCCCCTCCCTGTTTGTGTGTTATTATATATAGCAGGTTTGATTTTAAATCCACCCCGCCAGGGGTGGTCCGAAGCAGGCTTGTGTGGTGACACAACGCCTGCTTTCTTTTTCACGCCTACATCGATCGCTTTTTGCGCCCTAAACACCTTCTTCATTAGGACTGGCATGCCGTTTTGTATGACGTAAACGGCCCCGTCAAAGGTTTCCCTGACTTCCAGTATTCTTCCACGAACAAATACGGGGCTCTTTTCATCCTCTGGAGTATATATCTCCCCTTTGTATGATATGGTATTCCCCCC is a genomic window containing:
- a CDS encoding SufB/SufD family protein, with product MKEYKVEEHIKDFSSEAPSHEEVKNLAALAAADRERLLRAGIDEEQKAAGTFVHADHSTVYCNSNLKGVEIAPISYALFKHDGLRDYYWKIMDRERDAFTELAAKRKEGGYFIRSEKGAKVNYPVQACMYLETNALAQDVHNVVIAEEGSELNIISGCASGPNVRSGLHVGVSEMYVKRGATLSFTMVHDWAEEMSVRPRTTVVVEEGGCYISNYICLKPAKDLQMYPTVYLNGENSVATFNTVLMAGPGSKMDTGSRVYLRGRGSRAEIVSRSVSTGGTVYARGHLIGEAAGVRAHLECNGLLLSDSGMIHAVPELEARHKDLEMSHEAAVGKINQEETEYLMARGLSEAKAQSLIVKGFLSLDILGLPDALRGDIEKIIEESTAAGAM
- a CDS encoding ABC transporter ATP-binding protein; amino-acid sequence: MADENLLEVKNLHVSVDGREVLSGVSLEVGQGEIHALFGPNGSGKTTLLNTVIGFSRYKVTEGAIYFKGRDITGATIDERARAGIGISFQRPPTVRGVALRSLISFGREGLTPEEIKNAAAKLDAGEFLDRDVNAGLSGGEMKRTEMLQIILQQPELVCLDEPESGVDLENMALIGRAARIALGREEVGGDSCLRTRKSRRGSYRAGLVITHTGQIMDHIYVDKGHVLMNGEIVCSGNAQELLGEIRSHGYTECFRCVGCDRRG
- the yfcE gene encoding phosphodiesterase, whose amino-acid sequence is MFAETIDDRKIGVLSDTHGSCLAWRKALVLFGPEVRTVLHAGDVLYHGPRNAIPGGYTPADLVEEINRFGKEGGRVFIAQGNCDAAVDAMVLDPQITNHVALVWRGRKVLMMHGDNFPLLRAVALKNDVDVAISGHTHVGSLVREKKTIFLNPGSTTIPKGRDPESAAIMTDEGIRIMTLDGEELHFEKW